The genomic DNA AAGCTAGTAATCTGGACAACGTTACAGTCTTAACGATTAGTGTCGATTTACCATTTGCTCAGCAGCGTTGGTGCGGCAGTGTTGGTTTAGATGACGCGGTGACATTATCAGATCACCGGGATCTCTCGTTCGGAGAAGCATATGGTGTCGCTATTAAAGAAATGCGGCTATTAGCACGTTCTGTTTTCGTCGTCAACAGTGATAACCAAGTCGTTCATACAGAATATGTGGATGAAGTTACGAATCATCCAGATTATGAAGCAGCTCTGCAAGCGGCAAAAGAGGCAAAATAAATAAGACTTTCAAGTCATTGATCCCGGTTTTAAGCAACCGGGATCTTTGCGTGTAGCGGTATTTTTTTGTAAGATAGTGAAAGGTATTTCCCAATAAAGCACTTCCTCGCTTACTAAGGACAACGATTTCATTTTAGCGAGGAAGTGAGATCGACATAGTGAAAATGACTATATAGTAGGAGTGCTTATATGGTACAGGAATCGACGACCAATCATTTATAT from Tuberibacillus sp. Marseille-P3662 includes the following:
- the tpx gene encoding thiol peroxidase is translated as MADVTFGGNPVTLLGDEVTKGQQAPNFTVLTNDLAETTLNDYSGVKLISVVPSLDTGVCDAQTRRFNEEASNLDNVTVLTISVDLPFAQQRWCGSVGLDDAVTLSDHRDLSFGEAYGVAIKEMRLLARSVFVVNSDNQVVHTEYVDEVTNHPDYEAALQAAKEAK